The nucleotide window GATGTTGGAGCAGGGCATGTAGTCATCCTGCCCAAATCCACTCGTTGAGGGCGGAGCTCCGCCAAGAAGAATGGCTTTGAGGGCCCAAATCGTGGACTTTGCAAATGTAGACGATATATGGAATTCCATGCGTTCCGACGCGTCCTGCGTCGGGTTTTATGGAATGACATAACTGAATCAATAAATATATGTAAATCTGATAAAGGAATAGGTGCGAGTAGAGGGTATTTAATTTTGAAAGTGGCAGGAAACTCCACATATCAACACATGCCCGTAAAAGTGCGGATAGAAGGGCATGAAGAATTGCTTTGCGGGTCATTCCATGTAGAAGATCCGCACTACACCACTTCACCCACGCAAGCGTGCCAAAGAAGAAGGGCTTCGTGGGTCTGGTTCAGTGGCGTCGGGCATGTGCACGATATAAAATCGCACGCAAGTTAAAGCCTAATATTCTGATAATTGGAATGAATAACATTCCAATTGAGCATGAACTGGAGTTTGAAGTGGTATTTAATGTATATTAAAAAATGTAGTAAATTTATTTGATGTTTGGTAAAATATATATTAAATGTTGTGCAAATGTGGATTAAATGTTAAAAATATTAAAATATATTGAATATATTGAATATATTGAATATATTGAAAAACGGATAACATTTTAAGTAAAATAGGTAGAATCAAATCGGACATTTCTGCTTTAAATAATACGTCAAAGCAAATGGATAAAAATTGATTTAATATCAAGTGCTGCAGTAAATTTAATGTTAGATACGGCGATAGCTTCTAAATTTTGGGTCGATGCATATTGACTAACAATTCATTTAAGACCATGAAAGGGATGGAATTAATGTTAAATAGTATGATGCTAAAGATTATTATGGTGTTATTTCTATGCTTCTTGAGTATATTTATATTTACTACCTGTGATTCTTCTTATTCTAGATATGAAGAGCAATACACAATTTCAGATAATTCTAAGGATATTAAACTCGCAATTGAAAATGAAATAAATACTTCTAACAAAAATGTTGGAAAACCTACAAATATCACAATCATTATAAGAAATGAAGCCATTATTGATGATTTAAAACTAGTATTATCTACAATGAGTGATGGAAATTTAGCACTTTATCAGTTTAAGATAAATGAAAAAAATATGTTGAGATCTGTTAGCGGAGGATATTCTTCTGGTTCTATTGGAATGCCAGTTATTGAAACAAAAAAGGGAAAATATCTATTAGTGTATGGAGGAAAATTTGAAAAGAAATTAAGTTATATTATTGTTAAACTCATGGAAAAAGAATATGTTTATAATATTGCAGATAAAGAATATTTTATTGATTATTATATGGTCGACAAAGATGTGCAGAAGACAAGTGGAGAATCTTATAGATTATTAGATGAGAAAAATATAGAAGTAACTGGATTTTGAAATAGTGATTAAATTAATATAAGGGGATAATTGGATTATGACAATTAATGAAATGAGACTAGATATTGCAAAGAGGAATAAAAAAGGTATATCCTTTATACTTGCCTCGATTATATTATGGATGGGGATTTTTGTTATATGGCTTTTACCTATAAAAGATATTCTTACCAGAAATCTATTTACCTTCTTTTGTACCGCACCGCTGGTTCCTTTAGCATTTCTGATTTCAAGAATAATAAAAGCTGAATTTTCAGCGAAAGATAACCCACTAAATAATTTAGGAATTCTATTTTCTATAAATCAATTTCTATACATTTTAATTGCTATGTGGGCATATGCCGCAGCTCCAAGCAAAATGGTAATGATCCTGGCAATAATTTTCGGTGCACACTTGTTACCGTTTTCATGGCTGTATAGGTCTAAAGCGTATATGGTAATGTCCATTATAATACCAATAGTTATTCTTGGTGTTGGAAGTAGCTTGAAATCAGAGCATACATTTATTCTTCCAGGAATAATGACTATTTTTGAAATTGTGTTTGCAATATGGCTTACTTTAGAAAATAGAAAAGAAATCTAGTAGAATTGACATTGTCATATAAAAATGTTAAAAAATGGGTATAAACAGGTGAGAAGATGAAAAAAACTATAATTTTAATATTAGGACTTTTTATTCCACTTACTTTGCTATAGGATGTGGAAGTGAACTTAATCACAAAGAGATTGCGACTAGCATAGCCGAACCAACTTTAGATATACCTGTAACGGAGGTTTTAGTTAATGAGGAAATTGAGTTTGTTCAACATCTGGTAAAGGTTGTTAAAGAAAAAGATATTTCTTCCTTTAAAAAAATAATGCCTGATGAAAACAGCATTCATATAGTGCGGTCATTTTGCTCGGGTAACGGCACACGAGGAAAAAACATCTCATTAAACGTTAAAGCAGAAGACATGAATGATAATCTAACTATACCTGTAGAAGATGAAACCCCTATAGAATTCGATATACTGCTTCAACAGTCTTTAAGCACTGATGTTTCTAATATTTCTAAAGAGGTAGTGGATGATAAGATAGATTTTGACTCAATTCTCATTTCACAAGATGTATGGGATAAGTGTACAGAGATAGTGGATAAGCTTGGTGACAAGGAGTGGAAACCCTATATTATTGCCTTAAAAGATAATCAATATGCCTTATATGAAGGTGGAGATGTGAGCGGTTTTCCTGTTGGTGGGTGGTTTACGAGAAAAGCATTAGCAACTATGAACTGACTCATAAAGATAAACTGACAGGTTTGGGAAACAGAATAATGCTTGAAGAAAACCTTATGAGAATCATGAAACATGAAACGGTAGTAATAAGCAATTTGAAATATGCAGTGATTTTTATTGATCTTGACGGAGTCAAAGAAGTTAATGACGAATATGGGCATGAACCCAGCACAGATTGTTTTCTACTACCCTTCTTACAAGAATGGAAAGGATGCATATACAATAAAATTTATTAAGGGAGATACAGAATTCCATAAACTGTATATAGAGAAAGAGCTTTGGAAGAGAAGCAAATGCAAATCAATGTCATTTTGAAAAAATCATAATATAGTTAACGTAAATAATTATTTACGATTTTGTGTTAAACATGGTTGATTTATGTACGAAGATGATATAAAATATTAAAGCAATGTGTTTTTATAATGAGAGGCAGTGTTGAGCAAGCATAATACAGAAGGCAACAAGACAATAGGGGAGTA belongs to Pseudobacteroides sp. and includes:
- a CDS encoding DUF7010 family protein, whose protein sequence is MTINEMRLDIAKRNKKGISFILASIILWMGIFVIWLLPIKDILTRNLFTFFCTAPLVPLAFLISRIIKAEFSAKDNPLNNLGILFSINQFLYILIAMWAYAAAPSKMVMILAIIFGAHLLPFSWLYRSKAYMVMSIIIPIVILGVGSSLKSEHTFILPGIMTIFEIVFAIWLTLENRKEI
- a CDS encoding diguanylate cyclase: MVYEKSISNYELTHKDKLTGLGNRIMLEENLMRIMKHETVVISNLKYAVIFIDLDGVKEVNDEYGHEPSTDCFLLPFLQEWKGCIYNKIY